The sequence TTCGACGTCTTTCGTGCCGCTACGCGCCACCAGCCGGCTAAAGCGGCTTCGACAAAAATACCCGCTCTGGTAGAGGCCGCTTTAGCCAGCCGGTTTTGTGTAACAAAACAAGAACACCCATAAACACGCAAACATAAAGCATCTGCGTACATGGTGATGTTCGACGTTTTTCGTGCCGCTACGCGCCACCAGCCGGCTAAAGCGGCTTCTACAAAAATACCCGCTCTGGTAGAGGCCGCTTCAGCCGGCCGGTTTTGTGTAACAAAACAAGATCCCACAGACAATATTGGTTTTGAATGGGGCGTGGTTTGTTAATTTTTATGGTGCTATACAATCTAAAAAGCCGCGAGTTCGCGGCTTTTCTGTTGAGCTTGGTGCTAGGCGCTTGGTGCTCGGCGCTAGATTATTTCACCCAAATTGGGTTGGAGTAGGCTTTGTTGCCTTGTACGTCTTCGACTATCCACTGCATCCAAGTGCGGTTGGGCGGTACGGGGACGCCGGTTCTAAACAACTTGGCACCGTTGATTTTCCAGCCCGCGACTTGTACGCCGTCTAACCAGATTTCGGCTTTAGCTAGGCCTACTTCGGAGCGAAACTCCACTTCGGTTTTACTAAAGGGTGCGGCTTCGCCACCAAAGTTAGTGGTTAACGGATACACTTCTGGACCGAAGCTGACGAAGCTGTGGCCACGGGCAGCGGCACGGGCGAAGTCGGCGGTGATGCTACCTTTGGGCGTGTATGCGTACACTTTACCGCTGTGTTGTTTGGCATTTTTCAGCAAAGGACCGGCGTTTAAGTACACGCGCTCGCCTCTGTCCCAACGCTGGCGCATCACTGTCATGTAGTTTTCAAAGTTGCCAGTGGTGGGCTTTAAGTCAAACAAACCCAATTCGGCTTGTGGGCTGGTGCTGGTGTAAAACTGCTTGTCGCTTTGTAGGCTGCCCAGTGAACCGGCGCTTAACCAAGCGCTAAACTCGGGATTTTTATCTGTGCTCTTGCCTACACTCTTGCCTGAATAGCTGCGGCGTAAATCGTCGGTCTCATAAAGCGCACTGAGTTCGTTTTGCAGTTGCGCCGAGGTCCAATGATTGCGCACCATGCGCGTCATATCGTTGTAGGTGGCCACGTTGGCATTATTAATGGGCGCATTGCGATCTAACTGATAACCGGCGAACAGGGTTTCTTTCACTTGGTCTTGTAACTGAGTGGTGAGCTTAACACCTGGGTAGTTTTTATTTACTTCATAGGTGCTCAGCACCTGCTGGCCATTCCAGTTACGCGTGACTTTAATCACCAGCTCATCATTGGTGTGTTTCACAATCTCGGTTTTTTCGAGCTTAAGCTCACCGGTACCAGGGGTGAAGTCTACGGATTTCACCAAATCTTTGGTGTATAAGCCATCTTCTACCATGGCTAAATCCACTAATGCGCCTTGGGATAACGCGAAGGCAAAGTAGGGAGTGGTGACGGTAATGTCGTCTGCGCCTTTGGCATCACCATTCACTATGCTGGTAGGGCCATGGGTCACATCGATTTTGGTAGCAATGTCAGCAGTTTTAGAGGAGCAAGCGGTTAACACCATGGCGGCCAGCAATGTGAGGCCCGTTTTATAAAAGCGCATGTTAAAAAACCCTAAGTGGAAGAAGGACCGTAAAGTAAGAATTTTGACAGGTATTACTCAGAACTCAAGCTTAGGCGTCAGCAGCACGGCTTAATGTTAGATGTTTAATCTTGAATGAGCGTAGTTGAAACGGCACTTTGGTTTAAGAGACCTACAGCCAAGCCGGCCGGATAATAGCCTAAACCGCCTGTTCAGCCACTAATACCGAGATCGAGCCCGGTGTTTAGCCGCGAGTACAATATTCAAAATTAAACATTCAACAATAAAAAACGCGCGACCAATTAGGTCGTTGCCGTTGAACATCTTGCTAAACGCCGAGTACGGCAATGCGATCGACTAATAGCAGTCGATGGATAAGTCAGATTAATGAAGCGAGAACTAAGTAGGTTAGTGAGTGAGAAGGCGGCCTTGGGCAAGTTCGCGTTCGCGTTGGCATTCGGCCAAGTAGATGGCGGCGACGACGGCGGGACGGCTGTGATAATCATCAATCACTTTGGAGACCATAAGATCGAGCGTTTTATCATTTTTAGCCATACGAAATTTGCGTAACCAATAAAATTTATCGATTAAATCGCTTTCAAGGGGCTGGGTTTCAGTCATCAAAGGGAATAGGTCCAATTAGGTGGTTTAAAAAGGGCCTATTGGCCCCTTAAACATTAGCGATTTCGGGGTACGAAACCAAGCACATCATATACATTTTCTAAGGTATTCGCAGCTTTCACTCGGGCCTTATCGGCTCCCAGCGACAATATTTTACTCAAACCGGCTTCGTCGGCGCGTAGCTCGTGAAAACGGGCTTGAATGGGTTCTAACATCGCTAGTACCGCATCGGCGGTTTCGGTTTTAAGGTGGCCATACATCTTGCCTTCAAAGTGCTGCTCTAGCTCTTTAACACTGCGGCCAGTGGCACCGGACATTAAGGTTAGCAGGTTTGACACGCCGGGTTTATTTTCTACATCAAAACGCACTACGGCTGGCTCTTCTGAGTCGGTGACGGCGCGCTTTAGCTTCTTAGCGATCACTTTAGGGTCTTCTAGCAGGCCGATAAAATTATTCACGTTTTCGTCCGACTTAGACATCTTTTTCGTCGGCTCTTGTAAGCTCATGATGCGCGCGCCATCCACCGGAATAAACGGCTCGGGCACGGTAAATACTTCGCCATACAACTGGTTAAAACGATGGGCTACATCACGGGATAATTCCAGATGCTGCTTTTGATCGTTGCCCACCGGCACTTGGCTGGTTTGGTAGAGCAAGATATCGGCGGCCATCAGAGCCGGATAAGTGAATAAGCCAGCGTTGATGTTTTCTGCATAACGGCTGGACTTGTCTTTAAACTGAGTCATGCGCGATAACTCGCCAAACTGAGTGTAGCAATTTAGCACCCACGCCAGCTGGGCGTGCTCAGGTACATGCGACTGAATAAAAATCGTGCTCTGCTCAGGATCCAGACCAATGGCCAAATATAAGGCCGCCGCATCTAAGCAAGCCGCACGCAGCGCTTTAGGGTCTTGGCGCACGGTAATGGCATGCAGGTCGACGATGCAATACAAGCAGTCATAGTCTTGCTGCATGGTCACCCATTGGCGAAGCGCCCCCATGTAATTGCCGATGGTGAGCTGGCCCGACGGTTGGGCACCGCTAAAGACGATGGGTTTGGCCGAGGCCTTAGCTTGCTGTTCAACCATGATGCTGTTCCTTGTGGGAAAATTTTAATTAAGTGTTTAATAAATATTAGATTTTGTGCGCAGCAAAGCTAAACCGTATCTCGCACTATTTACCTATGACACGGCCATCTACAAAAGACAGGCCCTTGTAGCCGGCCGTCTCTTTGGCAAAGAGAACTTCGCAGGGCCAGCGTAGCTGGCATTTTTAAAACCAAAACATAAAACCGTGGCGAATAAATTGCCACCTACAAAAAACGGTGTCTGTTTTTTAGCTAGAAGCTCGGCGTTTATTTCAATAAATCGAGCAGGCCTTCAATATTATCTAGCACCCAGTCGGGGTTACTGTCGGCGATATTGCGCCCGTAGTTATAACCGTACGTCACGCCCACCACGCGCATGCCGGCAGCCTTCGCGGCCAGCACGTCGTTTTCGGAGTCGCCAACCATGATGCTGTGCTCCGGCGCAATATTAAGCGCCTGACACACATGCAGTAAAGGCGCGGGATCAGGCTTTTTTTGTGCCAAGCTGTCGCCGCCTAATACATGGGAGAAATATTCATCAAGACCTGCGCTGGCTAAAATGTCAGGAACAAAGCGATAGGGCTTATTGGTCACTAAAGCCAGCGTTTTGCCCGCAGCTTTAAGCTGGTTTAAGGTCTCGAACACGCCCGGATACAGCACGACTTTGTGCTTAGCTACGCTATCATAAGCCGCATCAAAGCTCGCACGGGCCGTTTGTTGCTCATGCTCACTCGGTGTGTGGCCAAGGGCGTCAGTCAGCGCGCGCTCCACTAGCTTATCAGCACCATTACCCACCCAGTGCTGCACCGCCTGCTTTGGGGCTTGAGCAAAGCCAAGTTCTACCAGCATCAAGTTTACCGCCTGCCAGAGCTGCGGCAGGCTGTCGATCAAGGTGCCGTCTAAATCAAACTGCACCAGCTGGATCTTACTCAGCTTATTTACATCATTACTTAGCATTGACGTGGGCCAACTCACGACGCATTTGATCGATCACCGCTTTATAGTCGGGCTGACTAAAAATAGCCGAGCCGGCTACAAACATATCGGCGCCCGCTTCGGCGATAGCACGAATGTTCTCAACTTTAACGCCACCGTCAATTTCTAGGCGAATTTGACGACCACTATCATCAATCATGCGACGCACTTGGCGTAATTTATCGAGCGTACCGTCAATAAAGGACTGGCCGCCAAAGCCTGGATTGACCGACATCAGCAAAATCACGTCCACTTTATCCATCACGTACTCTAAATAGCTCAGCGACGTGGCGGGGTTAAACACCAAGCCTGCCTGACAGCCCTGCTCTTTAATTAGGCCTAAAGTACGGTCGATATGCTCAGAGGCTTCTGGGTGAAAGGTAATAATAGACGCGCCCGCCTTGGCAAACTGCGGCACTAGGCTGTCTACTGGTTTCACCATGAGATGCACATCTATAGGAGCGGTAATGCCGTAATCGCGCAATGCTTGGCAGACCATGGGGCCTATGGTGAGGTTAGGCACGTAATGGTTGTCCATTACATCAAAGTGCACCACATCGGCTCCAGCCTGGAGCACGCGGTCCACTTCTTCTCCTAAACGGGCAAAGTCAGCAGACAAGATAGAGGGGGCAATCAGGTAGTCGGTCATAGGGGGTTCCATAGGCACAAAAAACCGTTCAATTCTAACCCAAATCAGCACAGAGCACCAAGCGCTGCCGCTATAAGGGCAATGTTGAATGGTTAATTTTGAGTGTTTAATGAAAACGAGAGTACAGTGCCGAGCCGTTTTTCGTGCCGCTGCGCGCCACCGGCCAGCTGAAGCGGCCTCTACCAACAACACCTAACCTGTAGAGGCCGCCTTTAGCCGGCCGGTTTTGTGTAACAAAACAAGAAATTTAATCAACAGATTAATATCACACATCCGAATTGCACCTGTATATGTACGGAGTTCGACATTTTTCGTGCCGCTGTGCGCCACCAGCCGGCTGAAGCGGCTTCTACCAACAACACCTAACCTGTAGAGGCCGCCTTTAGCCGGCCGGTTTTGTGTAACAAAACAAGAAATTTAATCAACAGGTTAATATCACGCATCCGAATTGCATCTGTATATGTACGAAGTGCCGCTGCGCGCCGCTCTTACCCATTAAGAGCTTTTTCAGTTCTGATCACTATTTGTTGTAGGTAAAGAGAGTGAGTTCCGTGGCAAATGGGCTTTAGTCACTAAGAGCTAGAGCCAGAGCATTTTTGCCACGGAAAAAGATCTGAACTCACGGACGCAATTCACAGGCGACAAGAGCCTATTAATAGTAAGAGCTCCCCTGCTGCAGGCTTGGGTGTTTGGCTCTTACAATTAGAAATCACTTTCAGATTTGATCACTATTTTTCCGTGAGTTCCGTGAGTTCCGTGGCAGATATGGTTTTAATCTTTTAGTTAAGAGCGAGATCCTGAATCGAGTTCAGGAAGACGGTTTAAGGGCAATCGCAGATCTAAAAAGCCGCAAGGTTCGCAGCTTTGGGGCTAGCTTGGTGCTGCTCTTAAGATCACTATTTTTCCGTGTTCTTCTGTGGGTTCCGTGGCAGATATGGTTTTAATCTGTTGGGTCTTGGTTTAGCTTGGCGCTCGGCGCTGGTTGCTCGGCGCTGTCTGCCACATCATGCTCGGTAAACAATGCTAACAGTTCGTCGACGCGTTTGCGGTTGTGGGCGTGTCGGCTGATGGTGCGCTTGACTGAGATCACTTGTAGATCGGCACCACGATACAGCTCTCGGGTGAGCTCGATATCGTGATTACTCACTAATACCGGCACGCCTTTAGCGGCGGTTTCACGGGCTAAGCGTGCCAGTATGGCTTGATCGTCTAGCGTAAAGCCGTTGGCCGCATAGGTGGTAAAGCCGGTGGTCGATAAGGGCGCATAAGGCGGGTCGCAGTAAAACACTTGATCTGCTTGTGCTTGGGCAAATACCTCGGCGTAGCCTTTGCAAACGAAAGTCGCCTTCTGGGCTTTTTCGGCAAAAAACCACAGCTCACGCTCGGGAAAATACGGCTTTTTATAGGCACCAAAGGGCACATTAAAACCGCCACTTTTGTTATAGCGGCACAAGCCGTTATAACCGTGACGATTTAAATATAAAAACAGTAAGGCGCGGCGAAAGCGGTCTTGCTCTTGATTAAAGGCGATACGATAGTCGTAGTAAGCCGCTTTATCGTTATTGGCAGGCACAAACAAGGCTGCGGCTTCGCGGATAAACACCTCAGGCTGACTTTTCAGCAGCTCATAGAGGTGAATTAAGTCCGCGTTAATGTCGGCCAGTAAGTAAGACTCAAAGTCTGAGTTTAAGAATACCGACCCTGCCCCCATAAAGGGCTCAACCAGTTGACGACCTTCGGGCAAGCGCGCATTAATGCTTTCTACGAGGCCGTATTTCCCACCTGCCCATTTTAAGAATGCCCGAGTTTTAGTCATTGTTGTCATTAAAGCCGTACCAATAAAGGGCGCGCATTGTAACCATTAGCCGCTGTGTTGGCTATGGTTGCTATCCAGCCGCCAGCGGTAATGTTGAATTTTAAATGCTTAATGTTGCCTGATTACGTATGACCATCAACCATGATGTGCGCTGTTTTGGTTTGTTCTTTTCTCGTATCCATACCCTGCTGCGATATCAATACAAGCAGGGTGCAGCAAGGCTATTGCTTTGCGGTAGAGGCCGCTTTAGCTGGCCGGTTTTACTTTGTAAAACAAGAACATACAAACCACATCAATGTTAAACAAGGTGTGTTTTGTAGGTGCCTTTGCCAACGCCGTGCGGTTTGAAGATCTTGGTGGCGCTCCGCGCCACCGGCCAGCTAAAGCGGCCTCTACGGTGCAACGTTGTGAAATTTGGCGTGGTTGTGGGTCTTGAACGTATAGCCAGCAGAATATTCGACTTACCTCCCCGTAACCTATTGAATTCATTGATGCTGAATTTACTGAAACATAGCTGAGCTTTGTGGGTAATCAGGTAATGTTGAGTTAATACCTTGATTAACCATTCAACATTACTCATTCAACATTGCGTGAGCGCCTAACTACCGCACAATTTCTTTTTGCACTTGTCCGAACGGTTTAGGCCAAGGTTTAGCGGCTTGTAATTCTGACGCCAGCCCGTTAATCGCATCGCGGGCATGCTTTGCCGATACATAGTCGCCTTGGACTAAGACAAACCAAGGTTGACCGTCAATGGTACGCGGATAAACCCAAGCCGGATTAAGTTTATGCTGACTTACCAGCGCTTCTAATACCGACTTATTGCGCCCCGCCATTAGCTGCAAAGTGTAACGCTGACCAGATTTTTGCTGCAAGCTGGCAACACTGCCTAAATTAGCTTTGGCAGCCGCATTTTGGCTGGCTGCAGGCGCTTGTGCAGCAGGCTGCACAGCAGGAGCCTGAGGCGCTGCAGGCTTAGCAGGCGCCGTTTGTGCCGTCACCGGCGCACTAGGTTCGCGTTGCATCAGCTGGTTCACCACTTCATCTTCAATCACCACCCGCTCTTTATCGCTATCATCTGGCGTTTCGGTGTCAGACGCCGCTATGGTGGGTGATTCAGGCAGTGTCGGATTCGCCCACGGCTGTACCACGGCTTCGCCATTAGCATTGGTATTGTTAAGCGTATTATTGGCATCCGCGGTAAGCGGCTGGCCGCTATTTGGGATACCCGAAGGCAGCGCGCTAAGATCGTCTTGCGGTGACTGAGCAAGCTCAGACTTGTCTGGCCCGCCGGTTAAACTCACGATCACTATCAGTAACAGCACCACTATCAGTACCGTGAGTAATGCTTTAACAGATTTTTGCTCTAGTAGCTGACGATAGTCTTGTATATTCATCTGTGGCTCCATCATGGCGATTGCTTGGCCCGGATAATGAATATCCTGAGCGGCGTCTTGGGGGGGCTGAAATTTCAAGGCTTGCCAAAGTTGCTGTTGGTCGTCGGCCGTTAAGGGCGGCACTTCCACTTCTAGCATTTGGCTTTGCATCACCTCATCAAGCTGCTGGCGCACTTGTGCGGCCCACTCGGCAGTGCCCAATAACAGCATAAAAGGCCGCACCGCTGCCGGCAAGGTCCCGTAGAGTTGCACCAGCTCTTGCAGTTGAATATCCGTCAACCAAGCGCCGTTGTCTACCACCAGTAAGCGTTTATGTAAGCTCTGTGCTAAGAGTCGCGTCATGGAGTCCACTAACGAGTCTTGGGCGTCAAAAATAGCCCCAGGAAACCAATGGCTGAGTAGCGCTTCGCGAAAACGAATGTGGCTATCGAGTGTTTTCGCATCCAATATTACCGGATAACTGAGGCTGGCTTGCTCGATAAATAAGTTGGCTAGATGGGTCTTACCCGCGCCCTCTGGGCCCGTAAGCAAGATAAAATCGGTTTCAAGACGGGAAAGGTGACGCAGCCGCGCGAGCAGCTGCTGCTGAGAAGAAAAAGGTAAACTTACGGTGTCGGTCACACCAAGGATTCCGACACCACCAAGCCTAGCTGTTGTTCACTAACGTCACTGACCACCTGCGCACTGCCAATACCGAGCGGTAATATCAGGCGTAATTGGCCGGCCAATACCTTTTTATCGCGCATCATGTGCGGCAAGTATTGACTTAAACCCATGGTTTCGGGCCCGGTGATCGGCAGTTTGGCAGCCAGCAATAGTTGTTTAACGCGCTCAACTTGTTGGTCTGTCATTTCGCCGCGTAAGCGCGCCGTGTAACAGGCTTGCACCATGCCCACCGCCACCGCCTCACCGTGCAACCAATTGCCATAGCCCATTTCGGCTTCAATGGCGTGGCCAAAGGTGTGCCCAAGGTTAAGCAAGGCGCGCACACCATGCTCACGCTCGTCACGGCCCACCATGTCGGCTTTGATTTCACAGCAACGGCGAATGGCGTAACTTAAGGCGCTGGGCTCTAGCTGTTGTAAGCGCGACACATTTTGTTCGAGCCAGCTAAAGAAGTCCGCATCCCAAATAATGCCGTACTTAATGACTTCCGCCAAACCAGCGGCAAATTCCCGTTCGGGTAAGGTTTGTAAACACAAGGTGTCTATCAGCACTAGTTGTGGTTGATAGAAGGCACCAATCATGTTTTTACCCAAGGGATGGTTAACCGCGGTCTTGCCCCCTACTGAGGAGTCAACTTGCGCCAATAACGTGGTGGGCACCTGAATAAAAGGCACGCCACGTTGGTAACAAGCTGCGGCAAAGCCGGTTAAGTCACCAATCACACCGCCACCTAAGGCAATGAGCGTGGTGTCGCGGCCATGATTACCGGCCAGCAAAGCGCCCATCACCTGATTAAAGGTGTCTAAGCTCTTAAACTGTTCGCCATCGGGCAGCACCAAAGACTCAACTTGCAGTGGCGCTAACGCCGCCAACAAGGTGTCTAGGTATAAGGGCGCCACCACTTCGTTGGTGATGACCATGACTTTGCTGCCACTAATGGCATTACGCAACAGTTCGCCTTGAGTGAGCAAATGCTCAGCAATGAGGATGGGGTAGCTGCGCTCACCCAAACTTACGGTTAACCTTTCCATGGATCTCCTGTCCGTTACAGGCCGATCAGCTCGGCGATTTGATGGGCAACCAATTTGGCGCCTTGCTCGTCGGTGCGTACTACGTAGTCGGCAATTTCTAGATATAACTCGTTACGTTCCGCAGCTAATCGGGTCAGCACGTCTTCGGGTGCTTCTTCGGTTTGCAGTAGCGGGCGACGTTTGTCTTTTTGTACGCGAGCCAGTTGCTTCTCTACCGGTGTTTCTAAGTAGACCACAATGCCACGCGCCGACAGCCGGTTACGGCTTTCTTTGCTTTTGATGGAGCCACCGCCGGTCGCCAACACTATGCCCTGTAACTCACTCAGGTCGTTGATGACTTTTTCTTCACGATCGCGGAAGCCTTCTTCGCCTTCGACATCAAATACCCAGCTGATATCGGCACCAGTACGGCGCTCAATCTCATGATCGGAGTCATAAAACTCCATATGCAGTTGCTGCGCTAGGTATTTACCGATGGTGCTCTTGCCCGCACCCATAGGCCCTACAAGGAAGATATTGCGTTTCTCAGCCATGTTACACGAAATTCTCACAAACGAATGCGCCCCACGAACACCGCAGGGTCGACGATGGACCTAACCTTAACTTTCTGAAATGGGACGCCGAATTATCGCAACTGAACCGGTCGCTGGCAAGCGACAACAGCCATTAGGGATCAAAGAGGTCTTGAGTCTGTCCTCATGCCTGGCGTCTCACTTCTCGTTTTAGGTCTCTTGGCGGGCTATTTAGCCGCTGTTGTTCAAGGCATACGAATACTAAAATTCAAATACTAGGGCGCACAATACGGGGCGCGGCCCAGATAATCAACTCGCGCTTACTACATTCATGCGCCGTGAATACCGCACCGTTTTCCATAAAGCTCGGATGTAGGTGCTGTTTTAACCGCGAAATGGCGCAGCACGCCATCCTAACGCCGAGTTCATCTCATGGCATGGTTTTGCAAATTCAAAAAATGGTGGTGCTTAAGATAAGAAAAGCTGACCGGTGGCGCGCAGCGGCACCAAAAACATCACTAGGAGTACAGCTGTCATACTGAGATTTGATATTCGCCTATTAATTAAATTTCTTGT comes from Oceanisphaera profunda and encodes:
- a CDS encoding Dam family site-specific DNA-(adenine-N6)-methyltransferase, producing the protein MTKTRAFLKWAGGKYGLVESINARLPEGRQLVEPFMGAGSVFLNSDFESYLLADINADLIHLYELLKSQPEVFIREAAALFVPANNDKAAYYDYRIAFNQEQDRFRRALLFLYLNRHGYNGLCRYNKSGGFNVPFGAYKKPYFPERELWFFAEKAQKATFVCKGYAEVFAQAQADQVFYCDPPYAPLSTTGFTTYAANGFTLDDQAILARLARETAAKGVPVLVSNHDIELTRELYRGADLQVISVKRTISRHAHNRKRVDELLALFTEHDVADSAEQPAPSAKLNQDPTD
- a CDS encoding CehA/McbA family metallohydrolase domain-containing protein yields the protein MRFYKTGLTLLAAMVLTACSSKTADIATKIDVTHGPTSIVNGDAKGADDITVTTPYFAFALSQGALVDLAMVEDGLYTKDLVKSVDFTPGTGELKLEKTEIVKHTNDELVIKVTRNWNGQQVLSTYEVNKNYPGVKLTTQLQDQVKETLFAGYQLDRNAPINNANVATYNDMTRMVRNHWTSAQLQNELSALYETDDLRRSYSGKSVGKSTDKNPEFSAWLSAGSLGSLQSDKQFYTSTSPQAELGLFDLKPTTGNFENYMTVMRQRWDRGERVYLNAGPLLKNAKQHSGKVYAYTPKGSITADFARAAARGHSFVSFGPEVYPLTTNFGGEAAPFSKTEVEFRSEVGLAKAEIWLDGVQVAGWKINGAKLFRTGVPVPPNRTWMQWIVEDVQGNKAYSNPIWVK
- the trpS gene encoding tryptophan--tRNA ligase, with translation MVEQQAKASAKPIVFSGAQPSGQLTIGNYMGALRQWVTMQQDYDCLYCIVDLHAITVRQDPKALRAACLDAAALYLAIGLDPEQSTIFIQSHVPEHAQLAWVLNCYTQFGELSRMTQFKDKSSRYAENINAGLFTYPALMAADILLYQTSQVPVGNDQKQHLELSRDVAHRFNQLYGEVFTVPEPFIPVDGARIMSLQEPTKKMSKSDENVNNFIGLLEDPKVIAKKLKRAVTDSEEPAVVRFDVENKPGVSNLLTLMSGATGRSVKELEQHFEGKMYGHLKTETADAVLAMLEPIQARFHELRADEAGLSKILSLGADKARVKAANTLENVYDVLGFVPRNR
- the aroB gene encoding 3-dehydroquinate synthase: MERLTVSLGERSYPILIAEHLLTQGELLRNAISGSKVMVITNEVVAPLYLDTLLAALAPLQVESLVLPDGEQFKSLDTFNQVMGALLAGNHGRDTTLIALGGGVIGDLTGFAAACYQRGVPFIQVPTTLLAQVDSSVGGKTAVNHPLGKNMIGAFYQPQLVLIDTLCLQTLPEREFAAGLAEVIKYGIIWDADFFSWLEQNVSRLQQLEPSALSYAIRRCCEIKADMVGRDEREHGVRALLNLGHTFGHAIEAEMGYGNWLHGEAVAVGMVQACYTARLRGEMTDQQVERVKQLLLAAKLPITGPETMGLSQYLPHMMRDKKVLAGQLRLILPLGIGSAQVVSDVSEQQLGLVVSESLV
- a CDS encoding phosphoglycolate phosphatase gives rise to the protein MLSNDVNKLSKIQLVQFDLDGTLIDSLPQLWQAVNLMLVELGFAQAPKQAVQHWVGNGADKLVERALTDALGHTPSEHEQQTARASFDAAYDSVAKHKVVLYPGVFETLNQLKAAGKTLALVTNKPYRFVPDILASAGLDEYFSHVLGGDSLAQKKPDPAPLLHVCQALNIAPEHSIMVGDSENDVLAAKAAGMRVVGVTYGYNYGRNIADSNPDWVLDNIEGLLDLLK
- the rpe gene encoding ribulose-phosphate 3-epimerase, coding for MTDYLIAPSILSADFARLGEEVDRVLQAGADVVHFDVMDNHYVPNLTIGPMVCQALRDYGITAPIDVHLMVKPVDSLVPQFAKAGASIITFHPEASEHIDRTLGLIKEQGCQAGLVFNPATSLSYLEYVMDKVDVILLMSVNPGFGGQSFIDGTLDKLRQVRRMIDDSGRQIRLEIDGGVKVENIRAIAEAGADMFVAGSAIFSQPDYKAVIDQMRRELAHVNAK
- the aroK gene encoding shikimate kinase AroK translates to MAEKRNIFLVGPMGAGKSTIGKYLAQQLHMEFYDSDHEIERRTGADISWVFDVEGEEGFRDREEKVINDLSELQGIVLATGGGSIKSKESRNRLSARGIVVYLETPVEKQLARVQKDKRRPLLQTEEAPEDVLTRLAAERNELYLEIADYVVRTDEQGAKLVAHQIAELIGL
- a CDS encoding SPOR domain-containing protein translates to MTDTVSLPFSSQQQLLARLRHLSRLETDFILLTGPEGAGKTHLANLFIEQASLSYPVILDAKTLDSHIRFREALLSHWFPGAIFDAQDSLVDSMTRLLAQSLHKRLLVVDNGAWLTDIQLQELVQLYGTLPAAVRPFMLLLGTAEWAAQVRQQLDEVMQSQMLEVEVPPLTADDQQQLWQALKFQPPQDAAQDIHYPGQAIAMMEPQMNIQDYRQLLEQKSVKALLTVLIVVLLLIVIVSLTGGPDKSELAQSPQDDLSALPSGIPNSGQPLTADANNTLNNTNANGEAVVQPWANPTLPESPTIAASDTETPDDSDKERVVIEDEVVNQLMQREPSAPVTAQTAPAKPAAPQAPAVQPAAQAPAASQNAAAKANLGSVASLQQKSGQRYTLQLMAGRNKSVLEALVSQHKLNPAWVYPRTIDGQPWFVLVQGDYVSAKHARDAINGLASELQAAKPWPKPFGQVQKEIVR